The Mobula birostris isolate sMobBir1 chromosome 1, sMobBir1.hap1, whole genome shotgun sequence genome contains a region encoding:
- the LOC140202943 gene encoding suppressor of cytokine signaling 4-like, whose product MKAMSHQTGAAAHNLDVKPKDGQGKNIDRRDGYAWSGKKRSRTSKIDTSSDGEVGDVAGILSITPRRERKWSSPVPDLDLEDSCSRKLSSRSLKQKIQDAVAQCFPLKANNHKNSVALISKSKIHINDLVNSCPFPAGMELAEKWDLINWHTIPLTQNCDIWEGSAVGFGEEEPGEGCRMSVELEVNPSDTQIHNLEVISRINALHGQDSEVESGITELAGDSGITFPSNDSDSDEELMALFTDTESQANTKLDFENECNWLTPFHKCQAQFGFTYCLVPDLFRISNNPCYWGVMDRYGAEALLEGKPEGTYLLRDSAQEDYLFSVSFRRYSRSLHARIEQWNHNFSFDAHDPCVFHAPSVTGLLEHYSDPNSCMFFEPLLSLPLNRTFPFSLQHLCRAVICSHTTYDGIGDLPVPPSMKTYLKEYHYKQKIKVLKISTQQWHSGLKGNH is encoded by the coding sequence ATGAAAGCAATGTCACATCAAACAGGAGCAGCAGCTCATAACTTGGATGTAAAACCCAAGGATGGCCAGGGGAAAAATATTGATCGTAGGGATGGTTATGCTTGGAGTGGCAAGAAACGTTCACGCACTTCCAAGATAGATACTAGTTCAgatggtgaggttggggatgTTGCTGGCATATTGTCGATAACTCCGAGAAGGGAGAGGAAATGGAGTTCCCCTGTGCCTGATCTGGATCTTGAAGATTCATGTTCTCGCAAGCTTTCTAGTCGATCACTGAAGCAAAAGATACAAGATGCAGTTGCTCAGTGTTTTCCCCTTAAGGCGAATAATCATAAAAACTCTGTAGCTTTAATTTCAAAAAGTAAAATCCACATTAATGATCTAGTCAATAGTTGTCCGTTTCCAGCTggaatggagctggctgaaaaATGGGACTTAATTAATTGGCATACAATTCCATTAACTCAAAACTGTGACATTTGGGAAGGCTCAGCAGTAGGATTTGGTGAAGAAGAGCCAGGAGAAGGATGCAGAATGAGTGTTGAACTGGAGGTGAATCCATCAGATACACAGATTCACAACCTGGAAGTGATTTCTCGGATTAATGCATTACACGGACAAGACTCTGAGGTGGAGTCTGGAATAACTGAATTAGCAGGTGACAGTGGTATTACATTTCCGTCAAATGATTCAGACTCTGACGAGGAGCTGATGGCTCTTTTCACAGACACTGAAAGTCAGGCAAATACCAAGCTGGATTTTGAGAATGAGTGCAATTGGCTAACACCCTTTCATAAATGCCAGGCTCAGTTCGGCTTCACCTACTGCTTAGTCCCAGATCTATTTCGGATCAGTAATAATCCGTGTTACTGGGGTGTAATGGATAGATATGGAGCTGAGGCTCTATTAGAAGGTAAACCAGAAGGTACATACTTGCTGAGGGACTCTGCTCAGGAGGATTATCTCTTCTCTGTCAGCTTCAGACGTTACAGCCGCTCTCTTCATGCTAGAATTGAACAGTGGAATCATAACTTCAGTTTTGATGCCCATGATCCCTGTGTTTTTCATGCACCAAGTGTAACAGGCCTCTTAGAACATTACAGCGACCCAAACTCTTGTATGTTCTTTGAGCCACTGTTGTCGCTTCCACTAAACAGGACTTTTCCATTTTCACTTCAGCATCTTTGCAGAGCTGTTATTTGCAGCCACACAACCTATGATGGTATTGGTGATCTTCCTGTACCACCATCAATGAAAACCTACCTGAAGGAGTATCA